CTGATCTATAAGAAACAAGTGGACAATTTACGTACAAACAATCACGGTATGTACGTCGTCCAGGACAAGGCATTCCGTTTCCTTACACGCATCTCTCCGGGCGCCAAACAACTGGAGCAAGCTCCCAAGTTTGTGGCCTTCACCTGTGGCCTGGTGCGTGGCGCTCTCAGTAATCTTGGCATCAACAGCACCGTGACTGCGGAAGTACAGACAATACCGGCATGTAGATTTCACATAGAGGTCAACAGGAATTAGGCAcatactaatattattattattattaaattacatattattccaatttcttataaattgcCACAACATTATGTTCAGTCCAATCGATTAGCGCATGCAACGCCCACCAATTGTTGGATAATTCGGGTTGCAACGGATTGGGATCCGTGTGTATGCCAAAACCTGGCTCTGGGCCTATCAATATAATCCAAATTCCTTCAAATACGTTAAGATAATCCAGAAAGGCTCTGCGATTGTTAAAGTAACAAAAGAGCAAGGCACTCGGCATTAACCCGGAACAACAGTCGCTCAAGAAGCTGGCATTCAAACTCGATCTCGAGTCAATGGTCTCTGCATTCTCAATGTAGTTTAGAGGTATAAAGCTTCGAACGGCATACTTGCTACGCCACCAGTTGGGATCTCTTTCCAGTCCACAAATCCGTAACTTCTCGCCACCAACAGCAGATATTAGCCATTCCAGAAGTCCACTGCCGCAACCGATGCTTAAAACTGTTTGTAGTCCAAGATGATCCAGTTTTTGGTGGAATTTTGTTAAGTCCGATGCTGTAGGCCAAATCCAGAGCAGTTTCCGCTTCAGCTGCTGATCCAAAGTGTTGCCAAAAACAAGCAATTTTCGCCAGTTCTTTTTGGCTTCATCTCCAGCAGTCAGgttatatatttcttgaagCGCGGCTAGTTCCGATTGCTCGTCCCACATATTGAATACTGCTTACCAATATGATTTGGTTATTGAATTGACGTCGACGCTGAAAATATGGCAAACAGCCAGTATTCGATTTGGCTATATATAACCAGCTGTGACGTCTAACCGACGCGGAACCGATCtctttatgtgtatatatagaaTTTGACAAAGGTCTGATCAGTTCATAAAGGTCCCATTTGggccaaattaattaatgtgctCGTTGTCGTAAGAATTGGCAAGAATGAAATTCTTGCGCCAATGGCGTTCGCTAAAATTGGAGCTGCCATGGACGGGAACACGTTGAAGTTGCGGCTCTGTGTGGCATTGTGGCATCGTCACTTGCTGCACATCTGTCGTGGCAACTGCAAGGTCCATGTCCATGCCGTTGGTCAGCTCATTGGAATACTCCTCATTGTCCAAATCTAAT
The genomic region above belongs to Drosophila innubila isolate TH190305 chromosome 3R unlocalized genomic scaffold, UK_Dinn_1.0 2_E_3R, whole genome shotgun sequence and contains:
- the LOC117791859 gene encoding trafficking protein particle complex subunit 6b, which gives rise to MSEEIVFDCLHAEIVNYCLDASKDQHDLATLEYIGFTTGYRLIERLTRDGTRFKDELETMKFICTDFWTLIYKKQVDNLRTNNHGMYVVQDKAFRFLTRISPGAKQLEQAPKFVAFTCGLVRGALSNLGINSTVTAEVQTIPACRFHIEVNRN
- the LOC117791858 gene encoding uncharacterized protein LOC117791858, which produces MWDEQSELAALQEIYNLTAGDEAKKNWRKLLVFGNTLDQQLKRKLLWIWPTASDLTKFHQKLDHLGLQTVLSIGCGSGLLEWLISAVGGEKLRICGLERDPNWWRSKYAVRSFIPLNYIENAETIDSRSSLNASFLSDCCSGLMPSALLFCYFNNRRAFLDYLNVFEGIWIILIGPEPGFGIHTDPNPLQPELSNNWWALHALIDWTEHNVVAIYKKLE